A window of Elgaria multicarinata webbii isolate HBS135686 ecotype San Diego chromosome 2, rElgMul1.1.pri, whole genome shotgun sequence contains these coding sequences:
- the CENPQ gene encoding centromere protein Q: MSKVPLRRPSRKRGRRQKRNLEEEQGVQAVQKKTMQQGAQTPEDVTSWSAKVVRVTPRQRAKWCPLPKSTRECLESMMHWLITSLLYETTDNWSETEKDLNLLKKRLLKHFETLRVPVEKMSSLKSVHEIVAEEKKKSLVMKEGLAELQNEIDKVMSAVEFKDQNIQCLQNKVQELKCELSAASKVFQRVHSDDLALPDLSEDQLKAPILQNELLKIGNQQGLLNNLNTIQQSDEMKTMLAFLEQAYENVAF, encoded by the exons ATGTCTAAAGTTCCATTAAGACGTCCCAGCCGAAAAAGGGGAAGACGACAAAAGAGGAATCTAGAGGAAGAA CAGGGTGTACAAGCAGTCCAGAAGAAAACGATGCAGCAGGGAGCACAGACTCCTGAAG ATGTAACTTCTTGGTCCGCGAAAGTAGTGAGGGTGACTCCAAGACAAAGAGCAAAATGGTGCCCACTCCCAAAGAGCACTAGAGAGTGCTTGGAATCCATGATGCATTGGTTAATAAC ATCTCTTTTGTATGAAACTACAGACAATTGGAGTGAAACTGAAAAGGATTTAAACCTTCTCAAGAAAAG GCTTCTAAAACATTTTGAGACCCTGAGAGTTCCTGTGGAGAAGATGAGCAGCTTAAAGAGTGTGCATGAAATTGtagcagaggaaaagaaaaagagtctGGTCATGAAAGAGGGTTTAGCAGAACTGCAG AATGAAATAGACAAAGTTATGTCAGCGGTAGAATTCAAAGATCAGAATATTCAATGTCTCCAGAACAAAGTGCAGGAATTAAAATGTGAGCTATCAGCAGCAagcaag GTATTCCAAAGAGTTCACAGTGATGATCTTGCTCTTCCTGATCTGTCAGAGGACCAGCTAAAAGCGCCCATTCTTCAG AATGAGCTTTTGAAGATTGGAAACCAACAAGGTCTTCTTAACAACTTGAACACCATTCAGCAGTCAGATGAAATGAAGACTATGTTGGCTTTTCTAGAACAGGCGTATGAAAACGTGGCCTTCTGA